A region from the Lolium perenne isolate Kyuss_39 chromosome 4, Kyuss_2.0, whole genome shotgun sequence genome encodes:
- the LOC127349007 gene encoding uncharacterized protein, which yields MAHGKRSRQQAEATTSVSLLDLDGSDMARILLLFSGHHHHSHGHAGVAGPPSPERVFECKTCNRQFPSFQALGGHRASHKKPRLAEGAEPPKPKVHGCSICGLEFAVGQALGGHMRRHRAVAAAGEGLGLGLDLGLGLGLGPKDVGQKKTATAAAELVLDLNVPAALEEEPAADRTNKQLGLAVDFPVVVDFRR from the coding sequence ATGGCACACGGCAAGAGGTCTAGGCAGCAGGCCGAGGCAACGACCTCCGTTAGCCTGCTGGACCTGGACGGCAGCGACATGGCGcgaatcctcctcctcttctccggccaccaccaccacagcCATGGTCACGCTGGCGTCGCTGGGCCGCCGTCGCCCGAGAGGGTGTTCGAGTGCAAGACCTGCAACCGGCAGTTCCCTTCCTTCCAGGCGCTGGGCGGCCACCGGGCTAGCCATAAGAAGCCGCGTCTCGCAGAGGGCGCCGAGCCGCCAAAGCCCAAGGTGCACGGCTGCTCCATCTGCGGGCTCGAGTTTGCCGTTGGCCAGGCGCTCGGCGGCCACATGCGACGCCACCGCGCCGTCGCGGCGGCAGGGGAAGGGCTCGGCCTTGGCCTCGACCTTGGCCTCGGCCTCGGCCTCGGCCCCAAAGACGTCGGCCAGAAGAAGACAGCAACGGCGGCGGCCGAGCTGGTGCTCGACCTGAACGTGCCGGCGGCGTTAGAGGAGGAGCCAGCGGCCGATCGCACCAACAAGCAGCTGGGGCTCGCCGTGGACTTCCCCGTGGTGGTTGACTTCCGACGTTAA
- the LOC127349008 gene encoding uncharacterized protein — translation MAHGKRSRQQAEAMTSVSLLDLDSSDMARILLLFSGHHHHQGYHGVSAGPSSPERVFECKTCNRQFPSFQALGGHRASHKKPRLADGAEPPKPKVHGCSICGLEFAVGQALGGHMRRHRAVAATGDGLGLGLDLVLGLGSKDISQKKTTAAAELAFDLNVPALEEEESADRANRKLGLAMDFPVVVNFRRSDQERIFKSDLHKTYSTIYIG, via the coding sequence ATGGCTCACGGCAAGAGGTCTAGGCAGCAAGCCGAGGCAATGACCTCCGTCAGCCTGCTGGACCTGGACAGCAGCGACATGGCGCGCATCCTGCTGCTCTtctccggccaccaccaccaccaaggcTACCACGGCGTCTCCGCCGGACCGTCGTCGCCGGAGAGAGTGTTCGAGTGCAAGACCTGCAACCGGCAGTTTCCTTCCTTCCAAGCCCTAGGCGGGCACCGGGCCAGCCACAAGAAGCCGCGCCTCGCGGACGGCGCCGAGCCGCCCAAGCCCAAGGTGCACGGCTGCTCCATCTGTGGCCTCGAGTTCGCCGTTGGCCAGGCGCTCGGCGGCCACATGCGCCGCCACCGCGCCGTCGCGGCGACAGGGGATGGGCTCGGGCTTGGCCTCGACCTCGTCCTCGGCCTCGGGTCCAAAGACATCAGCCAGAAGAAGACAACGGCGGCGGCCGAGCTGGCGTTCGACCTGAACGTGCcagcgctggaggaggaggagtcggccGATCGCGCCAACAGGAAGCTGGGGCTCGCCATGGACTTCCCCGTCGTGGTTAACTTCCGACGTTCAGACCAAGAGAGGATATTCAAGTCTGATCTACACAAGACATACAGTACAATTTACATAGGTTGA